Proteins from one Nicotiana tabacum cultivar K326 chromosome 23, ASM71507v2, whole genome shotgun sequence genomic window:
- the LOC107822489 gene encoding EPD1-interacting receptor-like cytoplasmic serine/threonine-protein kinase 5D produces MVLTWKSMIPCCYKVDDEFVRSKKQVKKQSSFQRLSLLDFDDPSSPLSADGLSNSFIGSSLINFTFTQLREVTHHFSSANFLGEGGFGPVYKGFVDDKLRPGLKPQVVAVKVLDTDGLQGHKEWLTEIIFLGQLRHPHLVKLIGYCWEDDNRLLVYEFLPRGSLENQLFGKFSITLSWSTRMKIALGAAKGLAFLHEGEKPVIYRDFKASNILINSDYTAKLSDFGLAKDGPAGDDTHVSTRIMGTHGYAAPEYIMTGHLTTMSDVYSFGVVLLEMLTGKRSLDKKRREGETNLVEWLRPYLRDPKKIARVMDRRLEGEYPIKGAQTAALVAYKCLSHYPKPRPSMDDVVKILETLQEESNNTDTAISDPMITMTSNSDFSSGSEKNGEKEDAATPERNGRNRKEKYLNGKNQGYGWRQRINRQRMVASYSDTALYRRH; encoded by the exons ATGGTTCTAACTTGGAAATCAATGATCCCATGTTGTTACAAAGTAGATGATGAGTTTGTAAGATCAAAGAAACAGGTCAAAAAACAAAGTTCATTTCAGAGATTGTCTCTTTTGGATTTTGATGATCCAAGTTCACCACTATCTGCTGATGGACTTTCCAATTCATTCATTGGATCAAGCCTTATCAACTTCACATTTACTCAACTTAGAGAGGTTACACACCATTTTTCATCTGCTAATTTTCTTGGTGAAGGAGGATTTGGACCGGTTTACAAGGGATTCGTCGACGACAAGCTTAGGCCGGGGTTAAAACCTCAGGTTGTGGCTGTTAAGGTGTTGGATACAGATGGTTTGCAAGGCCACAAGGAATGGCTG ACAGAGATAATATTCCTGGGGCAACTGAGGCATCCACATCTGGTAAAATTGATTGGATACTGCTGGGAAGATGATAATAGACTCCTAGTCTATGAATTCTTGCCAAGAGGAAGCTTGGAAAATCAACTCTTTGGAA AGTTTTCGATCACATTATCGTGGTCAACAAGGATGAAGATAGCATTAGGAGCAGCAAAAGGACTCGCGTTCCTCCATGAAGGCGAAAAACCAGTCATATACAGAGATTTTAAGGCATCAAACATCTTAATAAATTCA GATTACACTGCTAAACTTTCTGATTTCGGACTAGCAAAAGATGGACCAGCAGGGGATGATACACATGTATCGACACGAATAATGGGTACACACGGCTACGCAGCCCCTGAATACATCATGACAG GTCATTTGACAACAATGAGTGATGTATACAGTTTTGGAGTAGTTCTGTTGGAAATGCTGACTGGTAAAAGATCTTTGGATAAAAAAAGACGAGAAGGAGAAACGAATTTGGTTGAATGGTTAAGGCCTTATTTAAGAGATCCTAAGAAAATTGCCCGTGTGATGGACCGACGACTTGAAGGTGAATACCCGATTAAAGGCGCACAAACTGCAGCATTAGTAGCATACAAATGCTTGAGTCATTATCCTAAGCCTAGGCCTTCAATGGATGATGTTGTCAAGATTCTTGAGACACTTCAGGAGGAAAGCAACAACACTGACACTGCAATTAGTGATCCAATGATAACGATGACATCAAACAGTGATTTCAGCAGTGGGAGTGAGAAAAATGGCGAAAAAGAGGATGCTGCAACACCGGAACGAAATGGGAGAAACAGAAAGGAGAAGTACTTGAATGGGAAAAATCAAGGTTATGGCTGGAGACAGAGAATCAATAGGCAGAGAATGGTGGCGTCTTACTCGGATACAGCTCTTTATAGAAGACATTGA
- the LOC107822490 gene encoding G-protein coupled receptor 1: protein MATVKAVMGNLTVAERQVLTAVNSGASSLSFVGSGFIVLCYLLFKELRKFSFKLVFYLALSDMCCSFFSIIGDPSKGFFCYAQGYTTHFFCLASFLWTTTIAFTLHRTVVRHKTDVEDLEPMFHLYVWGTSGVMTVIRSIANNHEHLSRLGTWCWAQTGHAGKVTHFITFYAPLWGAILFNGVTYFQVIRMLNNATRMAVGMSDRSYQPDPRSDMKALNRWGYYPLILIGSWFFGTINRIHDFIEPGHKIFWLSVLDVVMAQLMGLFNSIAYGLNSSVRRAIYERLDLLPESFQRWRPKTSRSRGQQQDSELVSLKIQDQQ, encoded by the exons ATGGCGACAGTTAAAGCAGTGATGGGGAATTTAACGGTGGCAGAACGACAAGTACTGACGGCAGTGAACAGCGGAGCATCAAGTTTATCATTCGTCGGTTCTGGATTCATAGTGCTCTGTTATTTGCTATTCAAAGAGCTCCGCAAGTTCTCCTTCAAGCTTGTCTTCTACCTCGCTTTATCC GACATGTGCTGCAGTTTCTTCAGCATAATTGG GGATCCTTCCAAAGGGTTCTTCTGTTATGCTCAAGGCTATACAACACATTTCTTCTGCCTAGCATCTTTCTTGTGGACTACAACAATTGCCTTTACTCTTCACCGAACAGTTGTTAGGCATAAGACagatgttgaagatttggagcctATGTTTCATTTATACGTTTGGG GAACTTCAGGAGTAATGACAGTGATAAGATCAATTGCCAATAATCATGAGCATCTAAGTCGGTTAGGCACTTGGTGTTGGGCACAAACAGGACATGCAGGAAAG GTTACCCACTTCATCACGTTTTATGCACCTCTTTGGGGTGCCATTCTTTTTAATGGTGTCACCTATTTTCAAGTAATACGGATGCTAAACAATGCAACTCGT ATGGCAGTGGGTATGTCAGATCGGTCATACCAACCAGATCCTCGATCAGATATGAAG GCACTAAATCGTTGGGGTTACTATCCCCTAATTCTTATAGGATCATGGTTTTTCGGCACAATCAATCGTATACATGACTTTATTGAACCAGGTCATAAGATATTTTGGCTTTCTGTTCTTGACGTTGTAATGGCACAGCTCATG GGTCTCTTTAACTCAATAGCATATGGTCTTAACAGCTCAGTCCGTAGAGCAATTTATGAGAGATTGGATCT GTTACCAGAAAGTTTTCAAAGATGGCGTCCAAAGACCTCGAGGTCAAGAGGCCAACAGCAGGATAGTGAATTAGTCTCACTAAAGATTCAAGATCAGCAATAA